Proteins encoded by one window of Dyella humicola:
- the phbB gene encoding acetoacetyl-CoA reductase gives MSRIAVVTGGTRGLGRAVAVALKMDGFQVVALYCGHHEAAEVFREETSIPVYHWDVCNFQACAEGVKRVEAEVGPIDVLVNNAGITRDAMLHRMSEQQWTEVICTNLGSMFNMCRNVIEGMRERGYGRIVNISSINGQKGQLGQANYSASKAGVLGFTRALALESACKGITVNAVAPGYCETEMIEAVQPELLKAIVAAIPCGRLGRAQDVAQLVSLLVSEGASFITGATISINGGQWMG, from the coding sequence ATGAGTCGCATTGCCGTAGTCACGGGCGGGACACGCGGATTGGGCCGTGCCGTTGCCGTTGCGCTGAAAATGGATGGTTTCCAGGTCGTCGCACTATATTGCGGCCATCACGAGGCAGCCGAGGTGTTTCGCGAGGAAACATCCATCCCCGTCTACCACTGGGACGTATGCAATTTTCAGGCTTGTGCCGAGGGGGTGAAGCGCGTGGAGGCGGAGGTCGGGCCGATCGACGTACTCGTCAACAACGCCGGGATCACCCGCGATGCCATGCTTCACCGAATGAGCGAGCAGCAGTGGACGGAGGTCATTTGCACCAATCTCGGCTCGATGTTCAACATGTGCCGGAACGTGATCGAAGGCATGCGCGAGCGTGGCTATGGCCGCATCGTGAATATCAGCTCGATCAACGGACAAAAAGGACAACTGGGCCAGGCTAATTATTCGGCCTCGAAGGCGGGTGTACTGGGGTTCACCCGCGCGCTCGCCCTGGAAAGCGCCTGCAAGGGCATCACGGTCAACGCCGTGGCGCCGGGCTATTGCGAAACCGAAATGATCGAGGCCGTTCAGCCGGAGCTGTTGAAGGCGATTGTGGCGGCCATTCCGTGCGGTCGTCTTGGTCGGGCGCAGGATGTGGCGCAACTGGTTTCCCTCCTCGTCAGCGAAGGAGCCAGCTTCATCACCGGCGCCACCATCAGCATCAATGGCGGGCAATGGATGGGCTGA
- a CDS encoding GNAT family N-acetyltransferase: protein MQQISAHFSAAPNPASWKGRLRDGRLIHIRPIDPADVSLERDFLSRLTPEGLSYRFLGLIKDDSEEAARDLTHFDPRELALVAIADEDGSEVEVGVACYRASDDGTRCDCAVTVDPAWQKCGVGGILMQHLIGMARLRGIRRMYAVDAVRSAGTHALARHLGFHSRPDPEDPASVTFELELND from the coding sequence ATGCAACAGATCTCCGCCCACTTTTCGGCCGCACCGAACCCGGCGTCCTGGAAAGGACGACTGCGTGACGGCCGCCTGATCCATATTCGCCCCATCGATCCGGCGGATGTCTCGCTGGAACGTGATTTCCTCTCGCGCCTGACCCCTGAAGGTCTGTCGTATCGTTTTCTGGGGCTGATCAAGGACGACAGCGAGGAGGCAGCCAGGGACCTGACGCATTTTGATCCACGCGAATTGGCGCTGGTCGCCATTGCGGATGAAGACGGCAGCGAGGTCGAGGTGGGCGTGGCCTGTTACCGCGCTAGCGACGATGGCACGCGTTGCGACTGCGCCGTGACGGTGGATCCGGCGTGGCAGAAATGCGGTGTCGGCGGGATCCTCATGCAGCACCTCATCGGGATGGCACGGTTGCGTGGTATCCGGCGGATGTACGCAGTCGACGCCGTTCGTAGTGCCGGCACGCACGCGCTGGCGCGGCATCTTGGCTTTCACAGTCGTCCTGACCCGGAAGATCCCGCTTCGGTCACCTTCGAGCTTGAGCTTAACGACTAA
- a CDS encoding host attachment protein, whose protein sequence is MARPSYALVEIACFTNLDGRGANRNGLGRRLPRARDSLGPARHATAPHRTWREKHALQFAKSLKKALINGQVHHQFERLFLVAPPRFLGVLHESLDDHLAAQVAGEIGNDLIALRPSDLLDRLHVAFPHDFRAQPAHAAA, encoded by the coding sequence ATGGCCAGGCCCTCCTATGCCCTGGTCGAGATTGCCTGCTTCACGAATCTCGACGGACGGGGCGCAAACCGTAACGGCCTCGGTCGGAGGCTGCCGCGCGCCAGGGACAGCCTCGGGCCGGCGCGGCATGCCACCGCGCCGCACAGGACGTGGCGCGAGAAGCATGCCCTCCAATTTGCGAAATCATTGAAGAAGGCTTTGATCAATGGCCAGGTACATCACCAATTTGAGCGCCTCTTCCTGGTTGCCCCGCCTCGCTTCCTCGGCGTGCTGCATGAGAGCCTCGACGACCACCTCGCGGCACAGGTGGCTGGCGAGATAGGCAACGATCTCATTGCGCTTCGACCCAGCGACCTTCTCGATCGCCTGCATGTGGCCTTTCCGCACGATTTCCGGGCGCAGCCAGCGCATGCAGCGGCGTAG
- a CDS encoding glycosyltransferase family 9 protein produces the protein MLTPLITELERLYKGVEIDILAEGDIAKEVFSTFFSVKNIYCLPKRGFKRPVRFLGMLLQVRKTQYDLIIDPIVGSGFSRALVKFTKGRLKLGYSDTPEKSGLTHSVPFDAAPEHMAKRAIDLLHWDPSHASDVSIDYPTLDMRLTDAERAHGRTVIRDMLDVSHQAMTPLVVGVFANATGAKRYSKEWWKEFMSTFRDMSPSSNIVEIVPMHGRSMLDSEWPGYFTTDIRRMSAVMAGVDLMISADCGVMHLAVASRVPTVGLFSVTDAAVYEPYGLGSCALVTKGLTARETANKVVELFSGLLTKAPSVLAPRESTPSARPAEAIVGPAGP, from the coding sequence TTGCTCACACCGCTCATTACTGAACTTGAGCGTCTTTATAAGGGCGTCGAGATCGACATCCTTGCCGAAGGCGATATCGCGAAGGAAGTGTTCAGTACGTTCTTCAGCGTCAAGAACATTTATTGCTTGCCCAAGCGCGGATTCAAGCGCCCCGTGCGTTTTCTCGGCATGCTGCTGCAGGTGAGAAAGACCCAGTACGACCTGATCATCGACCCCATCGTGGGATCCGGCTTCAGTCGCGCACTGGTGAAATTCACGAAGGGCCGCCTCAAGCTGGGCTACAGCGATACACCGGAGAAATCGGGGCTCACGCATAGCGTGCCTTTTGATGCCGCCCCGGAGCACATGGCGAAGCGTGCGATCGATCTGTTGCATTGGGATCCGTCCCACGCCAGCGACGTATCCATCGACTATCCCACCCTGGATATGCGACTGACCGATGCGGAGCGTGCGCATGGGCGCACGGTCATTCGTGACATGCTTGATGTCTCGCACCAGGCCATGACTCCACTGGTCGTCGGTGTATTTGCCAATGCCACCGGTGCGAAGCGCTACAGCAAGGAGTGGTGGAAGGAGTTCATGAGCACCTTCAGGGACATGAGCCCGTCGTCGAACATCGTCGAAATCGTTCCCATGCATGGGCGTTCGATGCTCGATTCGGAGTGGCCCGGCTACTTCACCACCGATATCCGCCGGATGAGCGCCGTGATGGCGGGCGTCGATCTGATGATCAGTGCCGACTGCGGCGTCATGCATCTTGCGGTCGCGTCTCGCGTCCCGACCGTGGGCCTGTTCAGCGTCACCGACGCCGCTGTTTATGAGCCTTACGGTCTCGGTAGTTGCGCCCTGGTCACCAAGGGCCTGACGGCGCGTGAAACCGCCAACAAGGTGGTCGAATTGTTTTCGGGCTTGCTCACGAAGGCGCCATCCGTGCTGGCACCGCGTGAATCGACCCCATCAGCCAGGCCGGCCGAAGCCATCGTCGGCCCGGCCGGACCGTAA
- a CDS encoding ArnT family glycosyltransferase, whose protein sequence is MAAEQALPIPPVPAEKPLRRERAQRWLLMFGALLLLAAGMGLRGPTPSDEPRFALVAHQMVASGNWLIPHRGADWYSDKPPTFMAMQALSYSLTGQWWVAFLLPSLLCSLGTLWLIYDLGRRLWGHRAGLWAGLGLLFTVQFLFQAKRGQIDPTVTFFVTLANYGLLRHFLLGPDWRAFWLGCFAAGLGVITKGVGVLAFLMFLPWLFARQQGWKQLPSIKGHALLWLGGAVAFMAAIALWLVPLLLYVHTHDSVTARDYLHDIFFNQTVNRYVHPWNSFQPPWFYLEVIITSWLPLTLALPGLLPAWRQQVRERDARFLLPMVWVVLLIVFFSLTRAKRDVYIMPALPLLALCAGPFLDTILERRWAQWTAIGFLLLLALPALGLGAHSLLFHSAFATRFAAARQLGDQAASIWWMFIVAGAWLLLCVLVFRVRRAGVALLAGLAGFWLLWSLWGAPLLAKASSPAGLVQRVEQTIGPDGELALVAWKEELPLAFERKVTDFGFVTPWHRQLSDAILWQEKDPAHRWVLILSDVMAPCVDHDASIDMGVTSGRDWQLYRLDAIAPACRGGKVPEGKVEDWGGIDSRR, encoded by the coding sequence ATGGCGGCTGAACAAGCGTTGCCGATTCCGCCGGTGCCGGCGGAAAAGCCATTGCGGCGCGAACGAGCCCAACGCTGGCTGCTGATGTTCGGCGCGCTCCTGCTGCTCGCTGCGGGCATGGGCTTGCGCGGCCCGACGCCTTCGGACGAGCCACGCTTCGCCCTGGTTGCGCATCAAATGGTGGCTTCCGGCAACTGGCTGATCCCCCATCGGGGAGCGGACTGGTACTCCGACAAGCCGCCTACCTTCATGGCGATGCAGGCGCTGTCGTACTCCCTGACCGGACAATGGTGGGTGGCCTTCCTGCTGCCCTCCCTACTCTGCTCCCTCGGCACGCTCTGGCTGATCTACGACCTGGGCCGGCGGCTTTGGGGACATCGTGCCGGCCTGTGGGCCGGGCTGGGGCTGCTTTTCACGGTGCAGTTCCTGTTCCAGGCCAAACGCGGCCAGATCGACCCTACGGTGACGTTCTTCGTGACGCTGGCCAACTATGGGCTGCTGCGTCATTTCCTGCTGGGCCCCGACTGGCGTGCGTTCTGGCTTGGCTGCTTCGCGGCAGGACTCGGCGTCATTACCAAGGGTGTTGGCGTGCTGGCCTTCCTGATGTTTCTGCCCTGGCTGTTCGCGCGCCAGCAAGGCTGGAAGCAACTGCCATCGATCAAGGGGCACGCACTCCTCTGGCTGGGTGGCGCCGTCGCGTTCATGGCAGCCATCGCACTGTGGCTGGTGCCGCTACTGCTCTACGTGCACACGCACGACAGCGTGACCGCACGGGACTACCTCCACGACATCTTCTTCAACCAGACGGTGAATCGTTATGTTCACCCGTGGAACAGTTTTCAACCGCCGTGGTTCTACCTCGAAGTGATCATCACCTCGTGGCTGCCGCTGACGCTCGCGCTGCCGGGGCTGCTGCCGGCGTGGCGGCAACAGGTGCGGGAGCGTGACGCGCGCTTCCTGTTGCCGATGGTGTGGGTGGTCTTGCTAATCGTGTTCTTCAGCCTGACCCGGGCGAAGCGCGACGTGTACATCATGCCCGCGCTGCCGCTGCTTGCGCTGTGCGCAGGCCCCTTCCTCGACACGATCCTGGAGCGGCGCTGGGCGCAGTGGACCGCCATCGGCTTCCTGCTCCTGCTCGCGCTGCCGGCACTGGGCCTGGGCGCGCACTCGTTGCTGTTCCATTCGGCGTTCGCCACGCGCTTTGCCGCTGCCAGGCAGCTCGGCGACCAGGCCGCTTCGATCTGGTGGATGTTTATCGTGGCGGGCGCGTGGCTGTTGCTGTGCGTACTGGTTTTCCGAGTGCGCCGCGCGGGCGTGGCGTTGCTCGCCGGCCTGGCCGGCTTCTGGCTGCTCTGGAGCCTGTGGGGCGCACCGCTGCTGGCGAAGGCGAGCTCGCCGGCGGGTCTGGTGCAACGGGTTGAACAGACCATCGGACCAGACGGAGAGCTGGCACTCGTTGCCTGGAAGGAAGAGTTGCCCTTGGCGTTCGAGCGCAAGGTGACCGATTTCGGCTTTGTCACGCCGTGGCATCGCCAGTTGTCTGACGCCATCCTGTGGCAAGAAAAAGATCCTGCCCATCGCTGGGTGTTGATCCTCTCGGACGTGATGGCGCCGTGCGTCGATCACGACGCGTCCATCGACATGGGCGTGACCAGCGGGCGCGACTGGCAGCTCTACCGGCTTGATGCCATCGCACCTGCGTGCCGAGGCGGCAAGGTGCCTGAGGGCAAAGTCGAGGACTGGGGCGGTATCGACAGCCGACGCTGA
- a CDS encoding ArnT family glycosyltransferase: MTPSNNPGQPIAAMPRQLIAWGAQWSWLLFWVPAALIAIFQHGPMPMYSTRTLSVAWEMWIHHSFLVPYLNGVPYSDKPPLLLWLIHLGWAIGGVGDVWPRLLEVTLGGLQLILVSTLARRLFPARPLVAHVTPWILLAFSYGFLFGLQVMYEVLLANCVLAALLCLVPAPRREAPRFAWFALAVGLGLLAKGPVMLLHVAFPWLLGPLWSRWAQRERRQWYLRGGAAILVGLALLLTWALLAAWAGGEAYRQKLLVHQTAGRVVDAFAHAEPFWWYVPVIPMLVFPVVLWPRVWVALASLRRPFESGLRFLFAWIGPVLLGFSLVSGKQPYYLLPEYAGFAMLMAVALLYLQDRRGSGSRWLGPWPMAIVSAVLGVGLISLGTLVRHSIIKEPQFVGLLPYSVPFGVLYVLIALGLVIIRKGELYRVAGAGLIATVAANGLFSLTLWPAYDFTPVAALLAKAEAHGQPVASVETNDGQYTFLGRLTRPVEQVHGVDTTRAWAAAHPDGLIVTYPKRLSDADRAHAVYTQPFRGIWLAVWPAPAYAEALEKQQVSY, from the coding sequence GTGACACCATCCAACAATCCAGGCCAGCCCATCGCCGCTATGCCGCGCCAGCTAATCGCGTGGGGCGCGCAGTGGTCATGGCTGCTGTTTTGGGTGCCCGCGGCGCTGATTGCGATCTTCCAGCACGGCCCGATGCCGATGTATTCCACGCGGACCTTGTCGGTGGCGTGGGAGATGTGGATTCATCACAGCTTCCTGGTTCCCTACCTCAATGGCGTGCCGTACAGCGACAAGCCACCGTTGCTGCTGTGGCTGATCCATCTGGGCTGGGCGATCGGTGGCGTTGGCGATGTGTGGCCGCGCCTGCTCGAAGTGACGCTGGGTGGCCTGCAGCTGATCCTGGTCTCGACGCTCGCGCGCCGATTGTTTCCCGCACGGCCGCTGGTCGCCCATGTCACGCCGTGGATCCTGCTCGCGTTCTCCTACGGCTTCCTGTTCGGCCTGCAGGTGATGTACGAGGTGCTGTTGGCGAACTGCGTGCTTGCCGCACTGTTGTGCCTGGTGCCTGCGCCACGCCGCGAGGCACCTCGCTTTGCGTGGTTTGCCCTGGCGGTCGGACTGGGTCTGCTGGCCAAGGGGCCGGTGATGCTGTTGCATGTGGCCTTCCCCTGGCTGCTGGGTCCGCTGTGGAGTCGGTGGGCGCAGCGTGAGCGACGCCAGTGGTATCTGCGCGGCGGCGCAGCCATCCTCGTCGGTCTCGCCCTGCTGCTGACGTGGGCTTTGCTGGCCGCATGGGCCGGTGGTGAAGCGTATCGACAGAAGTTGCTGGTGCACCAGACCGCCGGTCGCGTGGTGGACGCCTTCGCCCATGCCGAGCCATTCTGGTGGTATGTGCCGGTGATTCCGATGCTGGTGTTTCCCGTCGTGCTGTGGCCGCGCGTGTGGGTGGCGCTGGCAAGTTTGCGCCGTCCGTTCGAGTCGGGGCTGCGCTTCCTGTTTGCGTGGATCGGTCCCGTCTTGCTGGGCTTTTCGCTGGTCAGCGGCAAGCAGCCCTATTACCTGTTGCCCGAATATGCCGGCTTCGCCATGTTGATGGCCGTCGCCCTGCTGTACCTGCAGGACCGGCGTGGCAGTGGCAGTCGATGGCTAGGCCCGTGGCCGATGGCCATCGTGAGTGCGGTCCTGGGCGTGGGTCTGATTTCGTTGGGCACGCTTGTCCGGCACAGCATCATCAAGGAGCCGCAGTTTGTCGGTCTGCTGCCCTATAGCGTGCCTTTTGGCGTGCTGTATGTGCTGATCGCACTGGGCCTGGTGATCATTCGCAAGGGTGAGCTGTATCGGGTCGCGGGCGCCGGCCTGATTGCCACCGTCGCCGCCAATGGCCTCTTCAGCCTGACGCTGTGGCCGGCCTACGATTTCACGCCTGTGGCGGCGCTGCTGGCAAAAGCCGAAGCCCATGGTCAGCCCGTTGCCAGTGTCGAGACGAATGACGGGCAGTACACCTTTCTCGGCCGACTGACTCGTCCCGTGGAGCAGGTGCACGGCGTCGACACTACCCGGGCATGGGCTGCCGCGCATCCCGATGGCCTTATTGTGACCTACCCGAAACGCTTGTCAGACGCTGACCGGGCGCACGCTGTCTACACCCAACCATTCCGCGGTATTTGGTTGGCCGTGTGGCCCGCACCCGCCTATGCGGAAGCGCTGGAAAAACAGCAGGTCTCCTACTAA
- a CDS encoding aldo/keto reductase: MEYRQLGASGFKVPVLSFGTGTFGGKGEFFGAWGSTDVTEARRLVDICLDAGLNMFDSADVYSDGAAESILGEAIKGRRDRVLISTKATFRSGEDPNDVGSSRFHLLKAVDAALKRLGTDYIDLFQLHGFDARTPVEETLSTLDDLVRAGKIRYVGASNFSGWHLMKSLAVADRYGYPRYIAHQAYYALIGRDYESELMPLGLDQGVGAVVWSPLGWGRLTGKLRRGAALPAQSRLHATGDKGPQMDDDYLYRVIDALDAIAAETGKSVPQIALNWLLQRPTVATVVIGARNEEQLRQNLGAVGWNLTAAQVAKLDAASAFTPAYPYWHQSGFAELNPSPV; the protein is encoded by the coding sequence ATGGAATACCGGCAATTGGGTGCATCGGGCTTCAAAGTCCCGGTGCTGAGCTTTGGCACGGGCACATTCGGCGGCAAGGGCGAGTTCTTCGGCGCCTGGGGCTCGACCGATGTGACGGAAGCACGGCGACTGGTCGACATCTGCCTCGATGCAGGCCTGAACATGTTCGATAGCGCGGACGTCTATTCGGACGGCGCCGCCGAGTCGATCCTCGGCGAGGCCATCAAGGGGCGACGCGATCGCGTACTGATTTCCACCAAGGCCACGTTCCGCTCCGGCGAAGACCCGAACGACGTCGGCTCCTCGCGCTTTCATCTGCTCAAGGCCGTCGACGCCGCCTTGAAGCGCCTGGGCACGGACTACATCGACCTGTTCCAGCTGCATGGATTCGACGCCAGGACGCCGGTCGAAGAAACGCTTTCGACGCTGGATGACTTGGTGCGCGCCGGCAAGATCCGCTACGTGGGTGCGTCCAATTTCTCCGGCTGGCATCTGATGAAATCGCTCGCCGTGGCGGATCGCTATGGTTATCCGCGCTACATCGCCCACCAGGCCTACTACGCGCTGATCGGTCGCGACTACGAGTCCGAACTGATGCCGCTGGGCCTGGACCAGGGCGTGGGTGCCGTTGTATGGAGCCCGCTGGGCTGGGGCCGGCTTACCGGCAAATTGCGCCGCGGCGCCGCCCTGCCCGCGCAAAGTCGCCTGCACGCGACGGGCGACAAGGGGCCGCAGATGGATGACGACTATCTCTATCGGGTGATCGATGCGCTGGATGCCATCGCCGCCGAGACCGGCAAGAGCGTGCCGCAGATCGCCCTGAACTGGCTATTGCAGCGCCCCACGGTCGCGACCGTGGTGATCGGTGCGCGCAATGAGGAACAACTGCGCCAGAACCTGGGCGCCGTGGGCTGGAACCTCACGGCGGCACAGGTCGCCAAGCTGGATGCGGCCAGCGCGTTCACGCCGGCGTATCCCTATTGGCATCAAAGCGGCTTCGCCGAGCTCAATCCGTCACCGGTCTAA
- the pgm gene encoding phosphoglucomutase (alpha-D-glucose-1,6-bisphosphate-dependent) has protein sequence MSSRISPLAGKPAPASLLVDISRLRDAYVDLRPDPSVPTQRVAFGTSGHRGSSFERSFNEWHVLAITQAICEYRQSQGIDGPLYIGIDSHALSQPAFESALEVLAANGVQTMIAKGGEYTPTPAISQAILTANRDRHTGLADGIVVTPSHNSPDSGGFKYNPPNGGPADTDVTGWIQKRANELLENGLRGVRRMPFTQALRASTTQEHDFLDTYVRDLGNVIDFDVVRGSGVHLGVDPLGGAGVHYWAPIAERYKIDLTVVSDEVDLTFRFMTVDWDGKIRMDPSSSYAMQRLIDLRDRYDVAFACDTDHDRHGIVTRSSGLLLPNHYLAVLVDYLYQHRPQWRADAAVGKTLVSSALIDRVAKRLGRRLHEVPVGFKWFVDGLFDGSLGFGGEESAGASFLRRDGGVWSTDKDGIAAALMSAEITGRTGRDPGERYRQLTAALGSPLSERVDAPANAQQKARLSKLSPEQVTSTELAGEKIVSVLDRAPANGASIGGIKVISESGWFAARPSGTEDIYKIYAESFKDEAHLQLLLQEAQGMVDAALGAA, from the coding sequence ATGAGCTCCAGGATCAGCCCGCTAGCCGGCAAGCCGGCGCCGGCATCGCTGCTCGTCGATATATCCCGCCTGCGCGATGCCTACGTCGATCTGCGCCCCGACCCCAGCGTACCGACCCAGCGCGTGGCGTTTGGTACGTCGGGGCATCGTGGCAGTTCGTTCGAGCGCAGCTTCAACGAATGGCATGTGCTGGCGATCACCCAGGCCATCTGCGAATACCGCCAGAGCCAAGGTATTGATGGACCGCTGTATATCGGCATCGACAGCCACGCGCTGTCCCAGCCGGCGTTTGAAAGCGCGCTGGAAGTGTTGGCGGCCAACGGTGTGCAGACGATGATCGCCAAGGGCGGCGAGTACACGCCGACACCGGCCATCTCGCAGGCGATCCTGACCGCCAATCGCGACCGGCACACGGGCCTTGCCGATGGCATCGTCGTTACGCCCTCGCACAATTCGCCCGATAGTGGCGGCTTCAAGTACAACCCGCCCAATGGCGGTCCCGCCGACACCGATGTCACGGGCTGGATCCAGAAACGTGCGAACGAGCTGCTGGAGAACGGGCTCAGGGGCGTGCGTCGCATGCCGTTCACGCAGGCGCTGCGTGCATCGACCACGCAAGAGCATGACTTCCTCGATACCTATGTGCGTGATTTGGGCAACGTCATCGACTTCGATGTAGTGCGCGGCAGCGGCGTCCATCTCGGCGTGGACCCGCTTGGCGGCGCCGGCGTGCATTACTGGGCGCCGATTGCAGAACGCTACAAGATCGATCTCACCGTCGTCAGTGACGAGGTGGACCTCACCTTCCGCTTCATGACCGTGGATTGGGACGGCAAGATCCGCATGGATCCTTCCTCGTCCTACGCGATGCAGCGATTGATCGACCTCAGGGATCGTTACGACGTCGCCTTCGCTTGCGACACGGATCACGATCGCCATGGCATCGTAACGCGCAGCAGCGGCCTGCTGTTGCCCAACCACTATCTCGCCGTCCTGGTGGATTACCTCTATCAGCATCGGCCGCAGTGGCGTGCCGACGCCGCCGTGGGCAAGACCCTGGTGAGTTCGGCACTGATCGACCGCGTGGCCAAGCGCCTCGGCCGTCGGCTTCACGAAGTGCCGGTGGGTTTTAAATGGTTTGTCGATGGCCTGTTCGATGGTTCGCTCGGCTTTGGCGGCGAGGAAAGTGCGGGCGCTTCGTTTCTGCGCAGGGATGGCGGCGTGTGGAGCACCGACAAGGATGGTATCGCTGCCGCGCTGATGTCCGCGGAAATCACCGGGCGCACCGGCCGCGATCCGGGCGAGCGCTATCGTCAGTTGACGGCGGCGCTGGGTAGCCCGCTATCCGAGCGCGTCGACGCGCCAGCCAATGCACAGCAGAAGGCGCGGCTTTCCAAGCTTTCGCCCGAGCAAGTAACGAGCACCGAACTGGCGGGCGAAAAGATCGTGAGCGTGCTCGATCGGGCGCCTGCCAACGGCGCATCGATCGGCGGCATCAAGGTCATTTCGGAAAGTGGCTGGTTCGCCGCACGCCCCTCGGGCACCGAGGACATCTACAAGATCTACGCGGAGAGCTTCAAGGATGAAGCGCACCTGCAGTTGCTGCTGCAGGAGGCGCAAGGCATGGTCGACGCCGCGCTGGGCGCGGCGTGA
- a CDS encoding DksA/TraR family C4-type zinc finger protein has translation MATGWAGDGAVQDQIDATVEDAVKRARSRLNKGPSLSRCEDCDAPIPEARREAVPGVRLCIACQEAHDQEQAASSGYNRRGSKDSQLR, from the coding sequence ATGGCAACAGGCTGGGCCGGTGACGGCGCTGTACAAGATCAGATTGACGCGACCGTGGAAGATGCGGTGAAGCGCGCGCGTAGCCGTCTCAACAAGGGCCCGAGCCTGAGCCGCTGCGAAGACTGCGATGCGCCGATTCCCGAGGCGCGGCGTGAAGCCGTGCCTGGCGTCCGGCTGTGCATCGCCTGCCAGGAAGCGCATGACCAGGAGCAGGCGGCTTCGAGCGGCTACAACCGTCGCGGCAGCAAGGACAGCCAGCTGCGTTGA
- a CDS encoding GNAT family N-acetyltransferase, whose product MTHRLLSLDKPTLDDREAIVAPLRAYNREHAAPTEMLPVAILLQDEQGQTVGGLWGRTLFDWLYIELLAVPEYLRGQDVGTSLMRKAEEIARERGCVGAWLDTFAFQARGFYERLGYSVFGEIPDHPVGSARYFLRKRFD is encoded by the coding sequence ATGACGCATCGATTGCTCAGCCTCGACAAGCCGACCCTCGATGATCGTGAGGCGATCGTGGCTCCGCTCCGCGCCTACAATCGTGAGCATGCAGCGCCGACGGAAATGCTCCCGGTCGCCATCCTGCTGCAGGACGAACAGGGGCAGACGGTGGGCGGGCTCTGGGGCAGGACCCTGTTCGACTGGCTCTATATCGAGCTACTGGCAGTACCTGAATATTTGCGCGGCCAGGACGTGGGAACGTCGCTGATGCGCAAGGCCGAGGAAATCGCGCGGGAGCGCGGCTGTGTGGGCGCCTGGCTGGATACGTTTGCGTTCCAGGCCCGGGGCTTCTACGAGCGGCTCGGCTATAGCGTGTTCGGCGAGATTCCGGATCATCCCGTGGGCAGCGCGCGGTACTTCCTGCGCAAGCGCTTCGACTGA